TGCTGGCGCACCCCAACATCAAGGTGATGACCAACACCGATTACCGGGAGATTGCCGACTTCGTGCCGTTCGGCCAGATGATCTACACCGGCCCGGTGGACGCCTATTTCGACTACCGTTTCGGCAAACTGCCTTACCGCAGCCTGGAATTTGTTCACGAGACGCACGCGCAGGAACAACTGCTGCCGGTGGGTACGGTCAATTATCCCAACGACTACGCCTACACGCGCGTCAGCGAGTTCAAGCACATCACCGGGCAGACGCACGCCCAGACCAGCGTGGTCTACGAGCTGCCCCGCGCCGAGGGCGATCCGTACTACCCGGTACCGAGGCCAGAAAATGCCCTGCTGTACAAAAAGTACGAGGCGCTGGCCCAGGCGACGCCGAACGTGATGTTCGTGGGGCGGCTGGCGACTTACAAGTACTACAACATGGATCAGGTCGTGGCCCAGGCGCTGACGGCACACCGCAAGCTCAGCGGAGCGAGGGTGGCCGAAGAAACGCTGGCTTAACAGCAACAAAAGAAACCGGCCACCCCTTGCTTTGGAGTAGCCGTTTTTCTTTGTGCTAAAAGCTCAGAACTTGATCACGTACTGGGCGAAGCCGTCGTCCTGCATTTTCTGCAAGGTGGCGTTGGCGGGCAGGAAATTCTGGGCATTCGGGCCAGTGGCGTAAAGCAGGCTCACACCCGGCAGCGGCGTCAGCTTCCAGTTGTTATCGGCCGCCGGGTTGACGGTTTTCTGGTCTTTGAAGTAGGCGACCAGGGCTTCACGGGTCTCGTCAGGAGCCTGCAAGATGATGTTCTTGCCGTCGAGGCCGGGGAAGTTGCCGCCGCCGGAAGCGCGGTAGTTGTTGGTGGCGACTACGAACTGCGCGGCGGGGTCAATCGGCTTGCCGCCGAACATCAGGTCCTTGATGCGGTGCGCGCCGGGGTCGGCCAGCTTGCCGCCCACGTCGTAGCGGTTGGGCTGGCTCACGTCGATCTGGTAGGTCACGCCGTCGATGATGTCGAAGTTGTAGGTGGGAAAGCTGGTCTCGATCAGGTCCTGCGGGGCGGTGTTCCTGGGGTCGATCTGCTTGAACTGGGCCGCCGAGCGCTCCAGCCACTCCTGCACCTGCGCTCCCGTGACCAGCACGGCCTGCACGGTGTTGGGATACACGTACAAATCGGCCACGTTCTTGATCGCCAGCGTGCCCGCCGGAATGTCGGTGTAGTAGCTCGCCCCGGCGCGTCCGCCCGCTTTGAAGGGAGCCGCCGCCGAGAGCACCGGCAGGTCAGCGTATTTGCCAACGGCCAGCGCCGCCTTGACGTAAGCGATCTGGGCGCTGGCGACAAGCTGCACACTCGGATCGTCCTGCACCAGCGCCCAGTAGGAATTGATCGGCGTCGCCAGATCGGCCACCTTGCCGCGCACGTAGGCCAGCGTGCCGTCGTTGGCCACCTTGACGGCGCGGGCGATGCGGGGATCGGGTTTGACCAAGCTGGCCTTGGCCGTTTTGTCCCAGATCGCACGCAGCGCCGACGAGGAGTCCTGCACCTTCCAGACTTGCCCAACTTTTTGCAGCTTGAGATCGATGATGCCCAGATCGTTGCCCCAGAATCCGGCCATCACCACCGGCTTGCCGTTGATGGTGCCCTTGGTGATGTCCGCGCCGGGAAGATCCTTGTACACCGGCCCTGGAAATTCCTGGTGGCTGTGGCCGCTAAGCACCACGTCGATGCCGCCGACCTTGGTGAGTTCGGTGGCCGCATTTTCCTGGCCCGGCACGTAGTCGGCGCTGATGCCGCTGTGGGCAATCGCGATGATGATGTCGGCACCCTGGGCTTTCATCATCGGCACGAATTTTCTGGCCGTTTCCACGATGTCGCGGGTCGTGACCTTGCCGTCGAGGTTGGTCTTGTCCCACTGCATGATCTGCGGCGGCAGGAAACCGATCACGCCCACGTTCAATATTTGGGGGCGGCCCTGGGCGTCATAGACGATCTTGCGCTGAATCAGGTAGGGCGTGAAGGCGTTCTTGTCGTTATCGGGGTTATTGTCGCCGTCATCGATGTAGACGTTGGCGTTGACCATCGGCATGGGAGCCGCCGCCATCACCTGCTGGAGGAAGGGCAGGCCGTAATTGAATTCATGATTGCCGAGATTACCCGCATCATAGCCGAGCAACTTCATGGCCGCGTGCATCGGGTGCATTTCGCCGGGCTTGAGGGGATTGACGCGGGCCACATAATCGCCCAACGGGTTGCCCTGAATCAGATCGCCGTTGTCGTAGAGCAGCGTGTTTCGCTTCTCTTTCTTGGCGTTCTCAATCAGCGTGGCGGTGTACTCGAAGCCGAACTCGCCGGTGGGCTTGTCCTGGTAGTAGTCGTAGCCGAGCGCAGAGGTGTGCAGGTCAGTGGTTTCCAGAATCCGCAGCTCGACAGCAGGCGCGGGACCGACGTTCTGGGCGCTGACAAAGCTGCCGAGGGCCAGGGTTAGGAAGAGCAAAGGTTTCATCTCTCTTTTATACTCCCGTGCTGGTCAGCCTGGCGTGAAGTTCTTTTCCTATTGAGCGGCAACAAAAACGTGTCCCCCGGTAAAGGCTGGGGACACGTTTTTGTTGTTGGAGGCTGGGGCCCGTTCTCAGTCCGCCGCCTGCTCGTGCGCCGGGTAGACCTCAATGATGCCCGCTGCGCCCATGCCGCCGCCGATGCACATGGTGATCAGCGCTTTGCCGCCGCCGCGCCGCCGCAACTCGTGAATGGCGGTGGTGATCAGCTTGGCCCCCGAGCAGCCCAGCGGGTGGCCCAGCGCGATGGCCCCGCCGTTGACGTTGGTGATCTCCTCGTTCATACCCAGCGTGCGAATGACGGCCAGACTCTGCGCGGCGAACGCCTCGTTAAGTTCGATCAAGTCCATGTCGGCCAGCGTCAGGTTGTTTTGCTTGAGCACCTTTGGCACGGCCTCCACCGGCCCGATGCCCATGACCTCCGGCCCCACACCCGCCACCGTGAAGCCGATGAACCTGGCGAGCGGCTTCAGGCCCAGCTCGTCGGCCTTCTCGCGGCTCATCAGCAGCAGTGCCGAGGCTCCGTCCGAGAAGGGCGAGGCGTTGCCCGCCGTCACCGAGCCGCCCATCTTGAAGGCGGGTCTCAGCTTGGCGAGGCCTTCCAGCGTGGTGTCACGGCGAATCAGTTCGTCGTCTTTGTACATCACGGTTTCGGAAGTGATCTTGGTACCTTTGACCTTGTCCACCCGCACCGGAACTGGCACGATCTCGTCTTTGAATCTGCCCGCGTCCTGGGCGGCGGCGGCCCGCTGGTGGCTCCGCACCGCGAAGGCGTCCTGGTCGGCCTTGCTCACGCCGTACTGGGCGGCGACGTTCTCGGCGGTCAGGCCCATGTTGATGTAGGCTTCCGGGCGCTTGTCGACGAGGCTCAGGTTGGGGCTGGGGTTGTGGCCGCTCATCGGCACCATGCTCATGCTCTCCACGCCGCCCGCCAGAATCACGTCGAAGTGGCCGGCCTGAATCGCCGCCGCCGCCATCGCCACGGTTTGCAGGCCCGACGAGCAAAAGCGGTTGACGGTCACGCCGCCCACCGAGTCAGGGAATCCGGCTTGCAGCGCGGCCAGGCGGGCGATGTTGAGGCCCTGCTCGGCCTCGGGAATGGCGCAGCCGAAGATGACGTCCTCGACGATGGCCGCATCGACGCCGACGCGGGCCAGGGCTTCTTTCATGACCAGCGCGGCCAGATCGTCGGGGCGGGTGTTGGCGAGCGTACCTTTGACGCCGCGCCCCACGGCGGTACGAACGGCGGAGACGATGACAGCTTCACGGGGGTTGGGGGTGGGATCAGACATTGGGATTCTCCTTGAGAGAAGGCAGGGAAACGTCGGGCTGCTGCTGTTCGGGTGGCCCCAGCATTCGCCAGAGGTACTGGCGCAGGTGGCGCTCGTAGCGCTCCGGGTCCATATTCCAGTTGCGCAGGTGCTCGCCGCCCTCGACGCGCACGTACTCGATCAGATCGGGCCGGTCCTCGAACAAGCGGTCAAGCTGCGCCACCGGCACGGTGTTGTCGGCGCTGCCGTGAAAGATCAGCATGTGGCGCTCGTACACGTGCGCGTGCTGGTAGTGGTCGACCGCGTCGAAGTCCTGCCCGCTCTTGAGGGTGGTCAGGCGCACCACGATGGGAGCCAGAAACACCGGCAGCCGGTAACGCAGGGCGTGGTGGCGCACCAGCTCGCGCCACTCCAGCGCCGGCGAGTCGAGCACCACCGCAGTGATGTGCTGGGCGAGTGGGCTGCGCCGCATGAACGCCAGCGTGATGCTGCCGCCCATGCTCAGGCCCATCAGCACGATCCGTTTGGCTCCGCGCTCGCGGGCGTACCTCACGGCCACTTCCAGGTCTTCCCATTCGTCGGCGCTCAGGCGGTAGACGCCCTGAGGCGTGCGGCCCGCGCCGTGCGCGTTGCGGTAAGTCACGACCAAGCTGCTCAGCCCGAAATCATGGTAGGCCGGCAAGTACCTCAGCGCGTCCTGGCGCAGGCCCTGGTAGCCGTGCATGATGATGACCCAGTCCTCGGCGGGGTTGGCACTCGCCACGCCTGCCTTGCCCGGCACGAACCAGGCAGGCAGCGGGCCGTGTTCGCCGTCCAGGGTGAGGTTGTCGTAGGCCAGGCCGCGTGAGCCGGGGTTGCCCAGCCCCATCGAGCTGGGCCGCACCGTCAGGCCGGGGTGCAGGTACTGCCCGCCGCGCACCAGTGGCCGCACGACCCAGGTGGCCCCGCCCCCGATGACCGGCCCCACCAGTGAGCCGCCGTCGTCGTTGTCCCAGTCGAGCGTCAGCGCGCCGGCGCGGGCGGTGATGGCGTTGCGGCTGAGCCGAATCAGCGTTTCATTGCCCTCACGCGTCACGGCCAGCACGCGGGTTTTGGGAATGGGCCGCCTGACCGGCTTGGCCTTGACCAACTCGTCGGCGAAGTACCAGCCGGTGCCGAGGGTCGCCGCCGCGCCGAGGCCCACGCCCAGCAGCACGCGGGCGAAAAGAGGGAAGGAGGATTTGCGAGTGGGGGTCATGGGTGCGGGTCTCCAGTGGGGCGGCGGGGTAAAAGCGGACGCCCTCAGTTGCGCAGCGGCTTGCCGGTCTTGAGCATGTGCGTGATCCGGTCCTGGGTGCCCTTCTTGCCGGCCAGCGTCAGGAAGGCCTCGCGCTCCAAGTCAAGGAGTTGCTGCTCGGTCACGCGGGCCTGACGGTTGTTGGTCGCGCCGCCGGCCAGGATGTTGGCGAGTTGCAGCGACACCTCGCGGTCGTACTTGCTGGCGTAGCCGCCTTCCACCAGACCGTAGAGCGCACTCTTGATCGCGCCGATGGCCGCCTCGCCCATCACCGGGATGTCCATTCGCATGGCGGGCTGCACATAATCGGGGGCGAGTTCGAGCACCTTGCGCTTGGCCTCACTCAGCAGGTTGTCGCGGTTCATCACCGTCTCGTCGCTCTTCCGCAGGAAGCCGAGCTTGCGGGCGTCGGCGGCGCTGGTGCTGACCTTGGCGGTGCCGATCAGCTCAAAAGCGCGCTGCACGGCGGGGAGGAGCGGCTGGCCCGGCAGGGTTTGGTCGGTGAAGCGCAGCAGCATTTCCTTGGTGCCGCCGCCGCCGGGAATCAGGCCCACCCCGACTTCGACCAGACCCATGTACGTTTCGGCGCTGGCGGTTACGGCGTCGGCGTGCAGGGCCATCTCGGTGCCGCCGCCGAGGGTGAGGCTAAACGGAGCCACCACCACCGGGTGCGGGCTGAATCTCAGACTGGTGGTCGCTTGCTGAAACAGCTTGATGGCCGCGTCCAACTCGTCCCACTCCTCGTCTTGCGCCTGCGAGAGAATCAGCGGCAGGTTCGCGCCCGCGCTGAAGTGCTCGCCCTGGTTACCAACCACTAGGCCTGCGTATCCCATCTCCTGCACCGTTTTGTGGGCGGTGCCGACCATCCGGATGGCGTCCTCGCCCAGCGCGTTCATCTTGCTGTGAAATTCCAACAGCAGCACGCCGTCGCCCAGATCGACCAGACTCGCGCCGCCGGACTTCTTCACGATGTTGCTGGCGTCTTTCTTGAGGTCACTCAGAATCAGGTACGGCGCAGCGTAGGGCTGCAGCTGGCCCTCAGCGTCCACGATCTGGTCGCCGTTATAGAACCTGCCCTGGCCCTCGTCTTTCACCTTCTGGAGCAGCGGCGGCAGCGTGCGGCCTTCCTTCTCCAGATTGCCGATCACCGTCTGCACGCCCAGCGCGTCCATCGTTTCGAACGGCCCCTGCTCCCAGCCGAAGCCCCACTTGAGCGCGTTGTCGATGTCCTGCAATTTGCCCGACACCGTTCCGGCCATCTTGGCGGCGTACCAGAAGCCGTCGTTCATCACGCCGCGCATGAAGTCGCCCTCTTTACCCTCGGCCTCGTACAGGCCCTTGACGCGATCATTCAGCGACTTGCCTTTCAGCGCATCCAGCACCGCCACTTTGGCGGGTGGCTGGTCCTCGTAGTCCAGGGTATCCAGGTTCAGCGTCAGAATCTTGGTCTTGCCGCGCTCGTCCCTGGTTTTCTTGTAAAAGCCGCTGCCGGTTTTGTCGCCCAGCCACTTCTTGTCTTCCACCAGCGTCTTGAAGGTGTCCGTCAGGGTGAAGTCCTCATCTGGCCCCGTCACCGCGCCGATGTCGTTGGCGACGTGGTAGATGATGTCCAGGCCCGACAAATCAGCGGTGCGGAAGGTCGCACTCTTGGGGCGGCCAATCGCCGGGCCAGTCAGCAGGTCCACGACGGCGGGACTCAGGCCGGTCTCCTCCATCCGCTTCATGGCCCGCACCATGCCGTACACGCCGATGCGGTTGCCCACGAAGCCCGGCACGTCGTTGGCGACGACGACCCCTTTGCCCAGCGTGTGATCGGCGAAGGTGCTGAACGCCTTCAGCACGGCGAGGCTGGTCTTGTCGGTGGGAATGACTTCCAGCAGGTGCAGGTAGCGCGGCGGGTTGAAGAAGTGCGCGCCCACGAAACGGCTCTTGAAGTCGTCGCTGCGGCCCTCCACTTGCAAATGCATCGGGATACCGCTGGAATTGCTGGAAATGATGGCCGTCTTCTTGACGACCTGCTCCACTTTCTCCCAGAGGGCACGCTTGGCGTCCAGCTTCTCGATGATCGCCTCGATGATCCAGTCGGCGTCCTTGATTTTGCTCAGGTCGTCTTCCAGGTTGCCGACCGTGATCAGCCTGGCGTTTTCCGGGGCCATGAAGGCGGCGGGGCTGGCTTTCAGGGCACGTTCGATGCCCGCTTTGGCGAGGAAGTTCCGGTCAGGTTTGTCGGGCAAGACAATATCGAGCAGCACCACCGGAATGCCCGCGTTGGCGAGCTGGGCGGCAATGGCTGCGCCCATCACCCCCGCGCCGATGACGGCGGCCTTCTGAATAGGGGACGGCTGGGGCTGAGGTGCGGACTTAGATTTCGGCTGAACTTGGTTCGGCTGGGTTTGGGGGGCAGTCACGGAAGACCTCCTGGAGCGGGAACGGGACGAATGGATAATTTTAGACTCAGTTCAAAGTTTAGGGCGGCGTGGGGGATTTGTCCACCTGTTGCCGCACAATCGGCAGCAAGCGCCGCCCCACGTCACGGACCTATCACGCCATCCTCGCATGCTGGCATGACAGCTTTGAGAGGGATTCTCCAAAGAGGCTTGCATGACGGCGCTTCAACAGGTTCTGGGGGTTTTGGCCCTCGGTTGATGGAGCGCTGACCAGGTGACCGCCACCTACACTCTGACGCTCAAGGGCAACCAGATCACACTGAACTACAGCGTCAAAGACCCGACCTTCCGGGTAAACCTGGCCTGCCGCAAGTGAAGGCGGGCGTGTCAGAGGCGACTGTGTCATACGACTGGGGCATACTACGGGGCCATGCCGTCTCCCCTGCCCACCGTCTGGTTCACCAAGAACATCAACCCCACCCTCCACCGCGTCCGGCAGGTGGCGCAGTCGGGGCGCTACCGGGTGCTGGCCAGCCACACCTCCACCGACGCCAGCTACCTCGGCGCGGCGCACCAGGGCTTCACCGAGCCGACGCCCATCGAGGAGAGGGCTTACCTGAACTACCTGCTGGAGAAGGTGCAGGAAAACGGCGTGCAGGCCATCGTCGGCGGGCGCTTTGCGGCGCTACTGGCCCGCCACCGCGCCGAGCTGGAAGCCCTGGGTTGCCACCTGATCGTGCCCAGTGCCGACCCGGACAGTTACGGGCTGTGCGAGGACAAGGCCCGCTTCTACCAGGTGTTTTCCGGACGCATCCCGATGCCCGAGACGCGGGCAGTGCGCGACTGGGCCGCGCTGGAAGATGCCGCGCGCGAGCTGGAAGCCCGGCACGGCTCGGCCTGCTTCAAGCCTGCACGCGGCATCTTCGGCATCGGCTTCCGGATTCTGAGTCAGGGCGGCGACCTCAAGCACTTCCTGGGCGGCAATAACCTGAGAATGAGTTACGCCGCCGCCGAACTCCTCTTCAGGAATCAGGCGCTGCCGAACATGCTGGTCATGGAGACGCTGCCCGGCCACGAGTACAGCATCGACGCCCTGGCGCGCGGCGGCGAGTTGCTGACCGGCGTGATCCGGCGCAAGGTGGGCGGGCTGGGCAATGTGCAGGTGGCCGTGGACCTGCCGCAACTGCGCGAGTGGACGGCCCTGCTCGCCCGCGAACTCCAGATGGACGGCCTTTTCAACGCCCAGTTCAAGGAGGATACGGCGGGAGTGCCCCGCTTGCTGGAAGTCAACGCCCGTGCCAGCGGCGGTTTGCCGATCAGCGCGGCTCTCAGCGGGCTGCCGCTGGGCCTGCTGGAAGTCGATTCGCATTTCGGCGCGGCACTGGGCGACCTGAGTTTTGCGCCGGGCCGCCGCGTCACCGATACCCAGGAAGTCGTTGAGCTGCCAGTTGGGTTAAACTGACACTCCGGGCACAATTTGGGCCGTGAGTCTTCACCTTATTCAGGAGGGCCAGCCGCATGGAAAAACGCCGTGAGAACCTCAAGCAACTCGACACCGCTGCGGGCCAGGGCGTCACCTTTACCACCTACCAGAGTCCAGTGCAGCCGCACGACCTCTACGAGGCGCAGCACTTCTACGCTGCCGACCGCATGGGCATGCGCCCCAACGTGCTGGAAATCAAACTCGACGGCGGCGGCGCGCTGCTGCAACCGGGGGCTTTTCAGTTCAGCCGGGGCAACGTACGCATGAAATCCATCAGCGGAATGCAGAGCAACCTGGGCGGCAACCAGAACAACCAGGGCGGCGGGCTGGGTGGGCTGGGCGGCCTGCTCGGCGGCGTGGCACGCATGGCAGCAGGGCGGGCGATGGGCGAGTCCTCGGCGCGCAATTTGTTTCAGGG
This portion of the Deinococcus rubellus genome encodes:
- the cpdB gene encoding 2',3'-cyclic-nucleotide 2'-phosphodiesterase, which gives rise to MKPLLFLTLALGSFVSAQNVGPAPAVELRILETTDLHTSALGYDYYQDKPTGEFGFEYTATLIENAKKEKRNTLLYDNGDLIQGNPLGDYVARVNPLKPGEMHPMHAAMKLLGYDAGNLGNHEFNYGLPFLQQVMAAAPMPMVNANVYIDDGDNNPDNDKNAFTPYLIQRKIVYDAQGRPQILNVGVIGFLPPQIMQWDKTNLDGKVTTRDIVETARKFVPMMKAQGADIIIAIAHSGISADYVPGQENAATELTKVGGIDVVLSGHSHQEFPGPVYKDLPGADITKGTINGKPVVMAGFWGNDLGIIDLKLQKVGQVWKVQDSSSALRAIWDKTAKASLVKPDPRIARAVKVANDGTLAYVRGKVADLATPINSYWALVQDDPSVQLVASAQIAYVKAALAVGKYADLPVLSAAAPFKAGGRAGASYYTDIPAGTLAIKNVADLYVYPNTVQAVLVTGAQVQEWLERSAAQFKQIDPRNTAPQDLIETSFPTYNFDIIDGVTYQIDVSQPNRYDVGGKLADPGAHRIKDLMFGGKPIDPAAQFVVATNNYRASGGGNFPGLDGKNIILQAPDETREALVAYFKDQKTVNPAADNNWKLTPLPGVSLLYATGPNAQNFLPANATLQKMQDDGFAQYVIKF
- a CDS encoding thiolase family protein → MSDPTPNPREAVIVSAVRTAVGRGVKGTLANTRPDDLAALVMKEALARVGVDAAIVEDVIFGCAIPEAEQGLNIARLAALQAGFPDSVGGVTVNRFCSSGLQTVAMAAAAIQAGHFDVILAGGVESMSMVPMSGHNPSPNLSLVDKRPEAYINMGLTAENVAAQYGVSKADQDAFAVRSHQRAAAAQDAGRFKDEIVPVPVRVDKVKGTKITSETVMYKDDELIRRDTTLEGLAKLRPAFKMGGSVTAGNASPFSDGASALLLMSREKADELGLKPLARFIGFTVAGVGPEVMGIGPVEAVPKVLKQNNLTLADMDLIELNEAFAAQSLAVIRTLGMNEEITNVNGGAIALGHPLGCSGAKLITTAIHELRRRGGGKALITMCIGGGMGAAGIIEVYPAHEQAAD
- a CDS encoding alpha/beta hydrolase; the encoded protein is MTPTRKSSFPLFARVLLGVGLGAAATLGTGWYFADELVKAKPVRRPIPKTRVLAVTREGNETLIRLSRNAITARAGALTLDWDNDDGGSLVGPVIGGGATWVVRPLVRGGQYLHPGLTVRPSSMGLGNPGSRGLAYDNLTLDGEHGPLPAWFVPGKAGVASANPAEDWVIIMHGYQGLRQDALRYLPAYHDFGLSSLVVTYRNAHGAGRTPQGVYRLSADEWEDLEVAVRYARERGAKRIVLMGLSMGGSITLAFMRRSPLAQHITAVVLDSPALEWRELVRHHALRYRLPVFLAPIVVRLTTLKSGQDFDAVDHYQHAHVYERHMLIFHGSADNTVPVAQLDRLFEDRPDLIEYVRVEGGEHLRNWNMDPERYERHLRQYLWRMLGPPEQQQPDVSLPSLKENPNV
- a CDS encoding 3-hydroxyacyl-CoA dehydrogenase/enoyl-CoA hydratase family protein, whose product is MGAAIAAQLANAGIPVVLLDIVLPDKPDRNFLAKAGIERALKASPAAFMAPENARLITVGNLEDDLSKIKDADWIIEAIIEKLDAKRALWEKVEQVVKKTAIISSNSSGIPMHLQVEGRSDDFKSRFVGAHFFNPPRYLHLLEVIPTDKTSLAVLKAFSTFADHTLGKGVVVANDVPGFVGNRIGVYGMVRAMKRMEETGLSPAVVDLLTGPAIGRPKSATFRTADLSGLDIIYHVANDIGAVTGPDEDFTLTDTFKTLVEDKKWLGDKTGSGFYKKTRDERGKTKILTLNLDTLDYEDQPPAKVAVLDALKGKSLNDRVKGLYEAEGKEGDFMRGVMNDGFWYAAKMAGTVSGKLQDIDNALKWGFGWEQGPFETMDALGVQTVIGNLEKEGRTLPPLLQKVKDEGQGRFYNGDQIVDAEGQLQPYAAPYLILSDLKKDASNIVKKSGGASLVDLGDGVLLLEFHSKMNALGEDAIRMVGTAHKTVQEMGYAGLVVGNQGEHFSAGANLPLILSQAQDEEWDELDAAIKLFQQATTSLRFSPHPVVVAPFSLTLGGGTEMALHADAVTASAETYMGLVEVGVGLIPGGGGTKEMLLRFTDQTLPGQPLLPAVQRAFELIGTAKVSTSAADARKLGFLRKSDETVMNRDNLLSEAKRKVLELAPDYVQPAMRMDIPVMGEAAIGAIKSALYGLVEGGYASKYDREVSLQLANILAGGATNNRQARVTEQQLLDLEREAFLTLAGKKGTQDRITHMLKTGKPLRN
- a CDS encoding ATP-grasp domain-containing protein; its protein translation is MPSPLPTVWFTKNINPTLHRVRQVAQSGRYRVLASHTSTDASYLGAAHQGFTEPTPIEERAYLNYLLEKVQENGVQAIVGGRFAALLARHRAELEALGCHLIVPSADPDSYGLCEDKARFYQVFSGRIPMPETRAVRDWAALEDAARELEARHGSACFKPARGIFGIGFRILSQGGDLKHFLGGNNLRMSYAAAELLFRNQALPNMLVMETLPGHEYSIDALARGGELLTGVIRRKVGGLGNVQVAVDLPQLREWTALLARELQMDGLFNAQFKEDTAGVPRLLEVNARASGGLPISAALSGLPLGLLEVDSHFGAALGDLSFAPGRRVTDTQEVVELPVGLN